The Gossypium arboreum isolate Shixiya-1 chromosome 2, ASM2569848v2, whole genome shotgun sequence region AGGGTCTAATTCTTTATTATGTGTTCTTATTTGATACATTAGTAAGTTACATCGGCGAATTATAGGTAAAGGTGCGGAAAGAGAGGGATTCGAGCCCTCGGTAAACAAGAGTCTACATAGCAGTTCCAATGCTACGCCTTGAACCACTCGACCATCTCTCCTACATAATTATTATGGCCGATACCCCGAACGAATCGCGAGTTATTCATATTagattgttcgataggtacgaaCAATATCAGTTCTAACTAAGAAACTTGCTATAAAAATAGAGAACTTTTCATCACTTTTTTTTTATCACTTTTTCTTTAGCCTCCGAGCTCgaagaatttttaaaaaatggaaTGGGtacttattaaaatttataaattttaaatactcCTATTATATactcttaatcattttaattttaatttttttttaatgtgaACTGAGTTGACACTTGTGGTATCAAACTCGGTCCAGCATCTTATAGTATAGATACTTACatttcttaatttaattaaaaaataaccaATGCAGATATTTTCTTGCTTAAATGGAAGGCAAGCAGAAAAAGGGGTAAGTTATTGTAATTCTGGAATTCGCacatattcatttaatatttaagAAATACAAATAAATAGATCGAGCACTCCTCCATGCACCGTCTTAGctcaattaaaaaaaataaaatgtgaaGCTTAATCCAAGCTGTGTCGAAGCACGCATTTGTTTAGGCACATTTGAGTTGGACGGCCAAAGTCTTCCTGAGATGGATACATGCGTCATTTTGGTTACTGAAAGGAATGCTATCTAGTGGGATTTGGCAGCTGGGCTTCCCCAAGCAATACTTCTCAACGACTTGCTTGGATTCTGGCGCTGTGCAATTTCCAATAAAGTAGGCTCCGCAAGCGCCAAATGGATCACCATAGCTCGCAAACTCCACTGCCACGATTTGCTTCTTGCCTGGACATTTCAATTCAGCCCTTGGTTTCAAATCATTCACTTTGGCTTGGAGACTACCATTTTTGGTTTCGAACAATCTCGGGGATGGTGGGTGAATTTCACTCACACCACTGCAGATTGTATCCCTGTTGACTGTTACTATATGGACATCTTTAGGATTGCCTCCTTCTTCCTCAAGGAGGACAATCAGGTTCTTTGGCTTCAAGTATGCCCGTGGGATGTGGTACCTGCATTACATGAATTTTAGCTTCTTtctagtttataatttatatcgGTTAAAAGACTGTTTCAGCGTTTATAGTGTACATACTCGGATTGTGTTGGCTTCTTAAGAGGACTAAGGTAATTGTTCCAATATCGGCCAATGCTTCTACCATTGATCCAAACCATACCCTTCCCCATACCAGTCATAACAATGGCAACTGGGTTGTCCCCTTCTGGTGCATCAAAATATCCCTTGTACCATGTTAATGGTCCTCCTTGGTCAGGCTTTGTCCACTGAACAGACTTTGAGCCTTCCTCAGTaaacaatttcttcttttctcCATCAATTCCAACCTGAAAGGGGATTCCAAATTACGTTTAAGAAGCCATCTCCACCACAAAACTATTACTTGCCATCGAGATTTATTATAGAAAGTGACAAGTCCAGTGGGTACCTGGTGGCCCCAACCATTTTGTGATATGTCCAGTGTTCCAGTGTTCAAACCAAGGATGGTGATAGAACGAGGCCCAGCGAACCTTTTCTCCATGTAGGCTCCGCTATCCTGGATTAGCAAACAAAATCACATGTTAATTGAttttataaatttcattttaagcgTAACAAAGTGCTTTAAGTTGCAGAAGCCTTACAGGGAGTCCCACTAAGTAGCCCAAGAGAGCAATATGGTTTTCCCCTTCCTTCAAGCTTACAGCTCTCTGGAAAACAAAGCTCTTCTCAACTTTGCTCCCATGTGCAGAACCGGCGTATTCACCATTTACATAGGCATGGATTCCATGGCCAAGACTAGCAACCCGTAAAACTGGTCGGACATTTTTCTTCATTGGTAAATCACGTCGACCCAACAAAAGGCTGCGGCCAGAAACTCATTGTTCAATATCCTTTCTATGTGTAACAGGTGAAAATCAACGTGTTCATTTAAGTTTCAACTCACCTAGTTGTGTACCAAGCATAGTCGGTTGTATCTTTGGTCAAATGAAAAAGCTCCCTTGGCACGTCAAACTTAAATCCAAGTCCGACAGGAGGGACTTCCCTGTACATCTCCCAGTTAAAGTTCTTGTTTGCAATTTCTGATCTTACAAAGTTTCTTGAGTTATGTTGAGTTGTGACCTGAGTTAAAAAATCAATGGTAAGTTAATTCACAGGTTGTAAAACACAATGGGGCAGCTTATGTGAGCTTGTAGAATTGGAGATACCAGTTGAGTGTTGAAAACCACGGTCTTGCAATCAGGGAGGACGCTAATGGAACGAGCCGGCAGGCGAATGTCCTGGCCCCTGAAATTCACATGTTGTGCCAGACGGGTGTTATTGTTGGCCAAGAAAGCTGCACAGGCTGAAGTTCCAGGTTGTTGCCAGACTATAGCCTGCAATATCGCAATACATTAACTTAATTCCCTAGTAAACTAACCAATATCTATTTACCCAAAAATCTAATTCGATTACGCCATATAGATGCATTGCTTACCTGTTGATCTGGACCCAGCTTTAGAGTAGTAGGAACCCCCCAAAATAGAGCCCTTTTGCACAAACTCAAGGCCCTGTGGACGTCCTTAAGATGACCCCACTTTGGTTCCCTTTGAAGACCTAAAgcattaaaatgtgaaagttagcTGCATACACAACTTCAATCCATACATCATCGATAACATGTTCTTGATCCTACCAAATTCATCAAGAGGGCCTTCGTCATAGTAACGAGTTGTTGTAAATGAGGCACTTGTCCTGCCAAAATTGGTGCCACCATAGTACTGCAGACACAAAAAGAACAGTGAGCCTTGTCTAAAAAGAGTGTCATTTAGCTAAGAAATGAACTCAGAGAAGACAGCCAATTATCTTCCTATACCATATAGTAGTTGACCATGCTTCCATTTTTGGAGAAGAATCGAGCAACTGAGTATGCCAAATCTTCAGCTGACCTTTGGGATGGTGGATCACCGAATACTCTATACCTGAATCGTTAAAAAACCCATTGAAACGGCCACAAAATTAGCCTATATATACACCAACATATTCGaatcttcttcaacatcttcaTATAAACTGCACCACTACTTACTGTGCAGTCCAGTTCTCAGTCCACAATGCCGGCTTGTTGCGCTTATTTGGACCATAGAAAGTATCTCCACAGTGCCTTCCATTGCATGTATTGATCTGAAGAACCAAGTATATTACATTTCTCACTTAGTTATGCCAAAATAAACACGTTTtccatctctttttttttttttatcaattataAACTTACAATGGGATCTGGGGCATCCCTCTGCTTGCACATGATCCATGGGACATTGGCATTCAAGCTAAGGGCCAGTTTACCGGCCCATTGAACATAACTATCCCCTTTTTCCCTGAATGCTCTTTGAATAGTGTTGTATTCATTCTCTATCTGTGCTAAAATAATAGGTCCTCCTTGTGGAGCAAACAACTTCTCTTGCTTCAGTTTGTCAACAATCAAGGTCACAAACCTTTTCATGTGTTTCTACACAGGTTAAAAGTTTGGTTCAGATTTGAAGCCTTGCATCATATTTTGTATATAACTTTGTTGATGTATTTATCCTCAGAACATTACCTTGAAAGGTTCATTATCGGATCGGAAAATGATGCCGGGGACCTCTCTTAACCAATATGGTAATCCTCTGATAGTTTCAGTGCGAAAAAGTCAATATGGAGGACTCGTATCAATTTTAAAGAAGAATTTGGGAAAGTTTAAATGGTTACCCGTGATTCCATTCAGCCTGAATAAAGGGGCCAACCCTAACGACTGCATACAACTTATGCTCATGAATCAACTTGATGAACTTCACCAAGTCAAATTCTCCTTCAAAGTTGTACTGTCCCTCAACTGGTTCATGTCCATTCCAGAAAACATACGTCTCAATCGCATTGATGCCTCCCTGCTTAGCTTTTTTAATCAGGTCCGGCCACATCTGCAAAAACCCAGTAGTTGTAAATAATCTAAATCCATCCATCCATCAACCAAACTATATTAtatagagagaaaagaaaaagatgcatACATCTGGGGTGCTACGTGGGTAATGGATAGCTCCCGAAAAGAGAAGCTCTCGTTTGCCATTGATGATCAAGGACCTTGCGTCGTATGTCACACCCAGAGCCTTCTGACCTCCTACCTTAACTTCTTCGTCCCCTTCCTCGGTATCCTTCTGAATCTCTTCGACATTTGCATTGCTATAAGCAATCAACAATGTCGACAAAAAGAATATCAGGAGTAAACGCCGAGGTTCTACCATTGTTATATATACCAGTAGAAGAAACTTTTATTCTTCGGGGTTGGAGGGACGTTGCTAC contains the following coding sequences:
- the LOC108466138 gene encoding beta-galactosidase 13-like; translation: MVEPRRLLLIFFLSTLLIAYSNANVEEIQKDTEEGDEEVKVGGQKALGVTYDARSLIINGKRELLFSGAIHYPRSTPDMWPDLIKKAKQGGINAIETYVFWNGHEPVEGQYNFEGEFDLVKFIKLIHEHKLYAVVRVGPFIQAEWNHGGLPYWLREVPGIIFRSDNEPFKKHMKRFVTLIVDKLKQEKLFAPQGGPIILAQIENEYNTIQRAFREKGDSYVQWAGKLALSLNANVPWIMCKQRDAPDPIINTCNGRHCGDTFYGPNKRNKPALWTENWTAQYRVFGDPPSQRSAEDLAYSVARFFSKNGSMVNYYMYYGGTNFGRTSASFTTTRYYDEGPLDEFGLQREPKWGHLKDVHRALSLCKRALFWGVPTTLKLGPDQQAIVWQQPGTSACAAFLANNNTRLAQHVNFRGQDIRLPARSISVLPDCKTVVFNTQLVTTQHNSRNFVRSEIANKNFNWEMYREVPPVGLGFKFDVPRELFHLTKDTTDYAWYTTSLLLGRRDLPMKKNVRPVLRVASLGHGIHAYVNGEYAGSAHGSKVEKSFVFQRAVSLKEGENHIALLGYLVGLPDSGAYMEKRFAGPRSITILGLNTGTLDISQNGWGHQVGIDGEKKKLFTEEGSKSVQWTKPDQGGPLTWYKGYFDAPEGDNPVAIVMTGMGKGMVWINGRSIGRYWNNYLSPLKKPTQSEYHIPRAYLKPKNLIVLLEEEGGNPKDVHIVTVNRDTICSGVSEIHPPSPRLFETKNGSLQAKVNDLKPRAELKCPGKKQIVAVEFASYGDPFGACGAYFIGNCTAPESKQVVEKYCLGKPSCQIPLDSIPFSNQNDACIHLRKTLAVQLKCA